Below is a window of Cygnus atratus isolate AKBS03 ecotype Queensland, Australia chromosome 3, CAtr_DNAZoo_HiC_assembly, whole genome shotgun sequence DNA.
TAATATAGCTTACATCTAACGTGGCTGATCACAATGCCAGAAAAGTTCAAAGAGACTGTACGAAAACTGGCAGTAGAATACTACTGGAAGTTGTGGAAGTCAGTGAAGTACCTACTTTGTAGCCAGAAGTAATTACATTCATCTGCTAATCTCTTCTGGAGAAGCTCAATCGCACAGGCATTCAGAGATCCCATCTAGCAGATAAGAACTCCATACAAGacacaggctgctgcttttcttgaaaacaCAGCTAAAAGATGAAACAGCACTTTTGTGCTTTATAGTGCAACACACATATATTACGTTCTTTGAGATAAAAATGCTGGTGCTGGCGTATGTACCGATGATATGGAAtagctgtattttcttccttcctctgtttgAGAGAACGCAAACCTACATCTCAAGACTATACCACAACTCTAAAGTTCTTAGTTTTCACAAGTTCAGGAACCTCAGGTTCAAGAATCCACTGTGTGGATTCTTAACTGACACCTGGTTGCCTCTATTGatcttgcatttatttctctttcttattaaaataatgatggaATGAGACAGTATCTTGAACCCTCACTCAAACTATGCAATGCGCCTCACTTCAAGAAGACTTCTAGTTAATGCTGTTGACTTAGTTTAAATCAGTACAATATTTCCAGGTAGACAGCATTTGAGAGTTATATCCATGTGATACAGATTTAAGCCTAGAAGCATGTGTAGCAAAGCTTATTTTTTGGAGTTCCACAGTGCTTTTGCAGTTCCAAGTAAGCATGTGCAACCTGCAACTTCCCATAAGACAAATAACAGTATATAGCCCAAGCAACAGCAAAAGATGTTACTGAGACGAGTATTAACTACTTCCAAAGCAGGGAGGAACTAAAGCATGTCCaggggggaaaataaataaataaattataggCAGAACTATGTACCTGGCTTTTATCCAGTATTCTCAAGCAGCTAGACTGCTTGCAGCAGCTTACCAAAGTGAGTCCAAGCCCAAGCTATAAGGCTGATATTTAGGTGTGGTTACTGCTTGGGAAATTGTAAATCCTCTATTTTCTATGGCTTATATTGGAACATGTTAAACAGCCTTAAAACATAAATGTTGCTGCCAGCAAagtcaggaagaaaattgtCAGCCTTTGCTTaccacaaaatatatatatatatacaccaatATCAATTATACCAAAACCTCAAATTGTAAGTGTGGAAAGTAATTTTGGAGTATCAAGATGAGATGGTTGGAAGAATTTTATTGCTCCTTTTTGGATTTTTCATTATGGTCATACACTTTACTGTCTTGTATCTGGGGTTATTTTACTTCTAACCCCAAAATAATTTGTGTGCATTAGCAATGTGAAAAGATTCCAGTCTCTCCCAGAAGCTTCTATTCACAAGTGTACTTGGTCCTCACTAACTGAAACCTTCAATCagctctagaaaaaaaaaatattaaaaatctatCTTTCTGAGTGACTGAATgccataaaaaataatcattatacTGCAGCATAAAATATAGAGTTACGTTTTTTGACGAGTGTACATTAGTGTTTGCTTGTAAATTTTTCatgtataaatgtattttacacGTTGTATTTCATCCACATGGTcacatctctttaaaaataacaaagccaTACTCCAATAATATTTACACGctctgaaaaaacagcagaagtctGTTTTTCTATGAATATTCTCATGTATGGGATAAGAACTTGCATCACTGCTACTATCAGTATTATCTACACTGGTGGGAGTAAAAAGGCCTGCTAAGAAACTTACACCCCTTTGCTAGGAAACAAGATAGAAATAAGGATTGTTTTTGTCTTACAGTGAATTATTTGTACATTTACATTACTGCAGGTACTGCAGGAGTGGATTTGACTATTTAATAGCAAAAATGCCAAAGACTTACCAAATGCATCATTTAAATACACTGGTAGAGAAAAACAATCACGTGGAAATGCTTCaagatttctgtctctttttcatGACCAAGCATTCTCCTTTTCTATGACATAAGAGCTTTTCATTGTTATGACTTAAAGCCTCAAACTTCAGAAGCAAAGCCCTGTACAGGTTAACTTTGCAGCAGTGAGACAGCTCAGTGCCGTAACGCATTGAACACTACATTGCCCACCCTTACTCCATCACCCTTACAGACCATCACCTCCGGCTTGCTGTGGATCAATATCCAAATACTTCGCAATGACCTTGCAGTACTTTGCACGCTCTACCAACCTGCTCTACCAGGCAGCTCCTCGGCATCccttaattttacattttgtgaaTGACAAAGAAAGAGTATTCTATATTTTAGTGCAAGCCCCTTGTGCATTGCAAGTATTACAGGCATTTGCCGCCCTTTCTTCTGTCACCCTAACCAGGCTGACATTGCGCGTGCAGGTACTGCTACCCTCTAACAACGTTATACCATGTCTGACACAGAAATTTAGCCGTGTTTCTCAAGAGACAGGCAACGATGGCAAGCTTTTGGTGCTCACTTTATGCGACGGAACAGTCCCAATACttccaaggaaaaaatgatgagGGAAAAACCCCTCGTGCCATCACTAGAGGACTGCACATTCAGAACACCCTCTGGGTTATCACGGTTTTGTACGAATGGGTAGCTTTAGGTCCTAGTTAACGTACTAAAGGTAACTTCGAAGTGCCAGGAGAAGGGGTACGGTGTTTGTAGGAGCGGGATTTATTTCCACGTTTCTCCGTGCTTTGTGTTGACCCCCTCTGCGAGAAGTTCGCGTGCCACGCACCCGAGGCGCGGCAGTTCTCAAGGAACGCACCAAACGGCGGCCGTGCCCAGCCGCACTTCGTGCACGGAGCCCTCGCGGGGCACcgctccccccgcgccccccgagGACCCGCAGCCCCGCGGTGCGAGGGGCAGGGcacggcagggcagggcggcgCAAGGGCCGCCAAGGCCAGCGGCcgcccctccccagccctcccctcaGCGGGGCCGCGCCCACCACAgcgcccctccccccccaccaaCGGCCAACGGCCGCTGCGCGCGCGGTCGGAgagggaggggcggggcggggagaAGGGGCACTTCCGCGCGCGCACGGCgcggagaggggaggggaggggaggggagggggcttgCAGGCCGGCGGGAGGCCGAAGCCCGCGGGGCGCCCGCCGCCAGGACTCACCCATCCCGCAGCGCGGCGCCGGCCCCTTTAAGAACCGCCCGGGGCTCCtcccgcccctcccctcccctccccgcccggccaATGGGCGGCCGCGACGCCACAGGGGCTGCGGGAGGCCGGCGGGCGGCGCGTTGAGGGGAGGCGAGCGgacaagatggcggcggcggcaggaggggcggcggccgcggcggcggaGGAGCCGCAGGCCCCGGGCCCGGCGCTGCCGGAGCGGCTGCAGCGGCGCGAGGCGGAGCGGCAGCAGGGCGTGGagcggcagcggcagcagcgggAGGCGCGGGCGGTGCAGGAGGAGCGCAGCGAGTTCGTGCTGGCCGCGCTGGGCCGGGAGCGGCAGGccgtggaggagctgctggcggCGGGCCCGCCGGACGAGGCGGCGGCGCGGCTGCAGGcgctgcagaagctgctgacgGACAGCGTGCGCTGCCTGGCGCCCTACGAGCTGCGCCAGGCGCAGGAGGCCGTGGCGCGGCTGCAGGCGGCGCTGGCGGCGCggcggcagcagctgcagcccaagAAGCGCTTCGCCTTCCGCGCCCTGCGGAAAGGAGCGGCCCCCGGcgcgcagcccggccccgccgagcccgcGGACGAGCTCCCGGCCCCCTGCCGCGGCGTGGCCGAGGGGGAGCCGGGCGGGCCCCCGCTGTGCGGCTTCAGCGGCGCCGAGGgccgggagctggagctggggccggaggagctgctgcagcgcGACGTGGTGCTGGCCGAGCTGCGCGGCTGCCGGGTGCGGCTGCGGGGCAACGCCAACACGCTGCGGGTGCGGGACTGCCGCGGCTGCACCGTGCTCTGCGGGCCCGTGTCCACCTCCGTGCTGGTGGACGGCTGCAGCGAGTGCCAGCTGGTGGTGGCCTGCCAGCAGCTCCGCACGCACCGCACCCGCGACAGCCGCTTCTACATACAGGTGACCAGCCGGGCCGTGATCGAGGACTGCACCAAGGTCTCCTTCGCGCCCTACGCCTGGAGCTACCCGGGGATCGAGAGGGATTTCGAGTCGTCCGGGctggacagaaacagaaacaactgGAACCTGGTGGATGACTTCGACTGGCTGGCAAGCGACAAGCCTTCGCCCAACTGGTGCCTCATCCCTGAGGAGGAAAGGGTCAGCTGCTGGGACTGACCGCGGGGGCAGCTTGGTACCTACCGATCGAGAAATCCTGATGTAAATGCATTGATTTATAAGCAGGAGGACTTCAGCCCTGATAGGCCATAAAGTGATTGCAGGTGGTATTTAAATTGTGAGTTACAATGTATGACTGGCCTCATTAACCAAAAAGCACTAGTCAGATGTAGTTTACTGTTCTTAAGCAATTTACTGCTATAATCTTTATATTTCACTGTGGAATTAGCCAACTACTGTGGTACCTCATTGCTGAGCTTTTTTAATTAAGGTGGGGCAAGGGGCACCAGTACACAAATAACAGCGAGCCTCTGTTAGAGCTGTTATGCTGCTTTCGCTCACCCGGGCAGAATCTGAATTACGTGCAAGCAGTACAAGTTGGAGTCAGGCGAAAAGACCAAACGCCTAATCTGTCTTATTTTTGTGGTGCTGAAATTACAGACCAGTCATGGGTATGGGGGAGATGACTTCGGTGAGGCAACAGAGACAAAAGATGAAAGGGGGATGTTTTATAGAGGGGAACAGTGTATCAGACAGGTGAACAAGGCTCTGATGTAATtgggagccaggctctgctgatGGGTGATATCTGTCAGTTGTCCTTATTTAGACTTAAGCaagataaaggggaaaaagtcTAATGAAAATTGAATGCTCTCCCACTACGTTAATGATTGCTTGAAATGAGCAAACCTGTAGAGGATACATAAATATTGAATCTTCACAGACTGAAAATCCTATGTGAAAGGATGCTCCTTCTGTAAACAGTTTTAacttgaaacaaaaccagatgtGGGCAGACTTTCTAGGGCACACAGTAGGTGCTGGTGAACATGACAGAAGCCTCAGGGTGGAGATGTCCGTGTGCATCCCCCTGGTTAGTCTGTCGTCTGTGTACCAGCCAGCAGGCTTGGCGGTGATCGCAGATAAAGGTGATCACAGATCATCTCTCTGCCTCTGCATATCAAGTGCAACGTTGGCAGAGGGAATTAAAATGTGACAAGCATGATATTTCAGTTCTAAAATAGTATGTTATCTTACATAAAGGCCCTTAGTGCACAGTGACTTCTCAAGTCTATTTCTTCTGTCAAGTTCAATACCAGTAAAAGTATcagtgttatattttttttgtacagtgACCTGTTAATGGTGAAATAACCAGTATCCAAAAACAGTCCTTAGCTTGTTACACTTTACAGGGAATTACCTTGCCTAAGTGGCAGCTCAGAATTGTATTTAAGAactctgcaaaatatttgttgcCCTGTCGTATGTGCCTCTAATGGAAAATGAATACTAATTAAACCATCAAAAACTGCATCATTGCTATGAGAAACTTGAAACTTCACTTGAGTACTTGACTGCTTTagagcaacaaaaaaaaccttaatttgttttcagcatatttaatttaaaggaaaaggaaactttttttttatatatttttcacagcttttcagttttgtttacttttatgTCTACTTTTTGTCTGAACtggattttgcatttcaaatacattttgttttggatgGAGTTGCTTCTTCCCTGGTGACTTTTCTCTGCATTGACAACATCATAAattgatttaaagaaaacaccCTTAGTCATGCCTTAATGTAGGGAGCTGTTAATGTCTGGTGTCAAAGGAATATGATTAGATGAAGTCTCTTAAACTAGATGGAGTCTCTTAAATTAGATGGATGTGTTGAAATTAAGTACAGAGCCTGAATGTGTAGTTAATATTTCTTCCCCACGCTTCCTAGTAGTGACAAATCAATCCCTTCAGCATCCTCTAGACTAGCAGTAGCAAACTGTTGGGCCTGTAAAAATCACAGAGATGCCTTTGTTCTGCTGGGCAGAGGCTGTGTAAGCATTGCGTTCATGTCCTGCGCTGCCAGACACGGGCTCAGCTGGACGCGTGGGtactgctgctgggctgcagcggGTATCGGGGACGTGCGCTTCTCAGAGACTTCACAAGCTGGCTTGTAAACATGTAGCTGCGTGAGCTGTCCCTCCTTAGTTCATGGTGGtgtctgaaaaaacagaacaagttaaaaacacagaatttagaCTTAAACTTGGGTCCAAAAACTCCTTTTTCAAAGGTCAGTTATTGAGATCTGAGTTCTCACACATACCTCTTCTCAAAGTACTTTTGTCAAACTGAAATTATTAGATAGTACCCTTCAGGAATATAACTCTAGAGTGAATTGCTGAAGATGTTCTGGGCAATTATTTTCCCTTAAGAAGTTTAGCGTTACTTTTGTAATATAAAATAGGTAAATGAATCATTTTCTCTAGCATGACACGAGTCAAGAAAATCCAATTTCAGAACAAGTGTGTGAGAAGGGTTAGCCAATTTTTTACATGCATTTATGAAGCTATTTAATATATACACAGGTAATTGCACATTTCcatgcactttttaaaaaaaaatcttcattccCTAATACAGAATCATTCTAGGAGAAATTTAAACTCTAGAAACAAAAGTGTTACATTAATACTGCAGGATATGAATGCAAGCACTAGAAATTTTTTGCTAGTGTATTCATAGGCTGTATCAGTATAGAAATTGCAACATTTCCAAATCTTTTTTATGGAAGGAACAGAAGCACCTATGCATTGCTATCCACTGAGTTATTTTAACAACACCACTTGTAGCAATCCCTGTGTAGGAGGAAATCACAGACAGCACAGGCACTGGCAGGTTGTTGTCCGTGTGTCCCAGAAGGAATGCTTCATGCTGACAGCAGGAGTGCAGGCAGCTCTGGTGTTACTCACCTGTGCGGTAATGGCCAGCCTTCTGCAAGCCTCACCAGGAAGCAGAAGGAGGACTAGCAAGTGCAGCACGAGTGAGAGGAACGGCAGCAGAAGTTCCAAAAGTACAGTTAGCTACTTGAGGAGAAATCCATTTTCCAGTCAAATTTAGCGTGAAGTGGTAACTCAGATGTATTGAGAATTGCGTACtcattcacttttattttcttgacaaagttatttaaaaacatggtAGAAGTAAATACATACGAAAGTGTTTCACCagataattatatatataataatcaTCTTTAAAATTTCCCAGCTGTTACTAAActaattttttcctctaagatggaaaaaaaaaatctttcagtgatGTACTCAGTGTACATTTCTGGAAATAAGACACCAGGGATACTTCAGCAGCTCTAGACTATAGGGTTGTGTAGACTATTTCACGGGAACCACTTACTGACAAAACACTGAGCACTGTAAGACTAAGAGCCTGGTTCACAAGACTTGCAGCTTGATTGTATTTGTTTACCTTTTGCCTCAACTGCCAACGAGGGCATCAGAAAAATGCCTTGCTGCCAGCAGGTAAGCCTGAAGCACTTCATTCAAGAGGTCAGAACACTTCTTGAGCACATGTGATGAAATAGGTTCACTGAGAGCGCCTGGGTGTAACAAGTCAGGAATTGCCTGCCATCTTGTCTCTAGATGAGTTGATGACAGAGCAGCTTGTGCATCACATTCGAGCAAACCTCAAAGAGAGTAAGAGTGTCACAAGGTATCCTGAGCTGTTTGGGCAAGCGACTTGGCTACCACGCTGTCCTTCTGAAGCTTGCACTTGAGAGCAaccagaggcagggctgggcagggttcgtgcagcagcaggtcccaggAGGTGTGCCGGGCTGTCTCCGTTCTCCTGGGTCAAGGAGACACAATGCCAGCCTGGTCAGAGCTGCTTTGTGCCTCTGCTAATCGCAGCTTGGCGGAGGAGGGCGGCACGTTCCCTTTCTTCCCTCGGTACAATGAGCAATGCTGACAATTTTCTTATTGCCTGCCAGCCTCCTGTAGGCCCGGAGCTGGGATTGCTTTACCTCTGACCTGCTAGAGAGGGCTTGCAAGAACCTCCTCCTCCCGAGGTTATCGTGTTAAGGAGGCTTTGCTCAGCCCTGGGTTGTACGGAGCAGTTTCACGGCTGAGTGGCCAGCCGGCGAATTCAGGCTCACGTTCGTGCTACGGGTGGTGGGGGAGCTGCACCATAGTCACGTAACCAGCATAACACGAGACCGGAGTGAATGAAGTCTCCTCAAGGTCTTCAGCCCTGGTTTGTTTCATCACCACCAGAATAAACAAGGACCTTCATTAGAAATACATCCCCTATAGTAATAACAGCAACAACTTCTGCTAGGCttcaacagctgaaaaacaaacacctgcCAAGGGCATGGTGTGACTACATCATGAGGATAACAGGAACACCGGCACAATAAAACTGGGTGAAAATTGGCCCTGAACTAATtggcagaaaggcagaaagcttCTGAACCGTACAGAGCACTGAGGCGTGGAACAGTTTTCCAGAGTCATGAGAGCTAActcttaaaacatttcaaagaacaaaCTGGTTGGATTGCCTTGCTCTAGCTGGTGACCTTACAGAAACCTGCAGATAAAAGTAACGTTGTTAGCAGCAATCTAACTCAGCTTTTTACAGCTCGTGTGTCTGTGAACAAAATAGTTTTACTCAAAAAGAGTTCTTCAGCACTACGCAGATCTTTGAGTGTTGGTATTTGTTGATGTTTTGGGTTGAGTGGTGAGAAAACTTAATCCCAGAAAAGCAGCCAAGAGTTTTGCTGTTGGTTCCAGTGTGGCCAGCATTTCACCTAGCCATCACACCCTGAAAGAGGCTGCCCCCCTTGCCTGCCTGCACGTGGCTCTCTGAATAGCAGGAACACAAGGGAAGCTATTGGCATTTTCTCTTTATCCAGCCCTGTTTCATTTAGATGGATTGTGGTGTGTGGGCTCTAGCAAAACTGttgcctgaaaaaaacaggtaaGAAGTACACAAGACAATTTCTTACATACTTTTACCCATATATTTGAAAGCTTAgatttatactttttttaattgatttaaatatatacGTTTTCACTATTTGGGGAATAATTATATATAGACAAGGATCCAGTATCAGTGCCTTTACTTGGAAAAGCTTCAGGTGCtacaaaatacttcaaaagcTTTCCGCTAAACAATTCCTGAATTCTTTACACCGAACATACTGAACCCCAGGCCCCTCCATATCCACCTACCTCTGTCTTTCCAAGCGGATTTCTCCCAGCACGTGGGAGTGGGATCTGAGGGCAAACTTGCTGGATTtgagagctgcctgcagacaaGTACACgtctttccctcccttctgtATCATCCTTTTGCTGCTCAGCTCTCCCCTCTTGTCTCCTACTTTCCATCAGGCTCTCCCCACTTGTGACTgaggctttttttctgtgcagcctTCTTGTTGCAGATCAGACAGCCGCACAAGAGAGCTCATAGGCTGCACTGTTCCAAAAAGCCAATTTCATCATACGCAAGGAAAgatacaaacagaaagaaaagcctgtgcTACCTGTGGAATTTCAGCGTTTCTTTTCACAACATGATCTAATTTATCTGAGTTCAGgtttcatctgttttgctgtttcccTGTAATAATGGCTATTGTGATCCTTTTGGAAGCTTCTTTAAATTCCCAACATATTTCTTCCCAGTTTCTGCAAGTACAGACGTTGATTTAtaagttattttttcagcagtgaGCAGTACACCCTAGACATCacaataatacaaataaatactcACAATGAGCATCTCGTGGTCCAAGAACAGACTGCGTTTTCTGAGCACACTGTGGATAAAGGATGGGTgaagtgctgggagctgcccagAGCAAAACCATGCTGAAGACCCCAGCGTATGCCCCAGCGCTGTTGGGGAACCACAGGGGTCGGTGCCCCTCCTCGCCTTTCCCGGGACACACAACAGCCCAAGCACTGGATTTAGCCACTTGCCTCCGTTCCCAGCCTCAGGACCTGCAGGCACTTCACGTGCCGCAAACAGGGCAGCCCACCCGGTTACTGGTGTACGCAGGAGGGACAAGTCACAAATCAGACGTTCCTCCTCCTGTGATCCATATACTGTGGCACAGCCATTTCATCGCGTTGTGCCTTAGGACCGTCCTTGTACACACCACATGGTTATTATCCCAAACAAATCCATGAACAACAGCACGGAAACAAATTTCTTAGCTCCGCACAACAACCCCTGTGGCAGTTAAAACAGGCACCTTCATCCTTGCAGTGACACCTAACCGCTTctacaggaagaaagaaaaaaaaaaaaaagccaactgtTTCATATCATAGAGCAGCATGAAAGCAGCAGATTAGGCCaggaaatgatttttattaCCAACTAAAAGCACGTTCATAATTTAGGCATGTAGGGTATACCTGTATAAAGGGAATTTGCCTTTTATATTTCACATTCATGAAGACTTGGTAAGGAGCACGGTAGGtccagggctgggcagcagaCTGCATAGCAAATACCAGATTGAATCATTTGTATTAAAGAtacctttttcctctccctcaaCATTAACCGGTAATGTTGGTTATATTTAGGTTAgcttttttggaaaaatatcaGTATCGCATTGTTATCAGTAGATATTACAATtctgaaacaatattttgaatttgaatACTTCCACAGGGAGTCCTAGCAGATCAATAatcatttgaatattttattttaacgttgttttttctctggaaCAGCATATGAATTATATATTTGAGTTTAATATGCAACCTCTGAGGAGACCATTAACTCAACCATCCTTACTGCAATTAGCCTTTGTCTTCTGTGGATGAGTTTCAAgattttctatttgaaatagAAGGAGGTAGTAAATTTACCCATTTAAAGGCCAGTCCCAGCCAAGATAAATATTTACCAGAGCAGATTACAggcaaaaacatctttctttgcCATGCTGTCCACACCCCGAACCACTTTTTTTTATGATCCCCCTTAACCTTCCTCTTCCCTATGTTACTGTGCTGGAGACACCCCTCAGCTCACCAGTTTGCTGAAGGTCACACAGGGTTTGCCACCTCTGTTTGGGATGAGCTGGAAACATCAACTCTCTATTTTTTAAGCACtgacttaatttttatttttttttttaagcaaaagcaCATGAATTACCATCAGTAATCCTCTTTAAAACTTGTCAGTATGGTAACTCAATTTGATAAGTGAGTAGCTTTTACTACACCAAGTTGTATCGACCCATTGAAACTACTTAAATAAACACAGCAACTATCCAAATCTGGGTTGCTTTAATTGTGCTCATTACTCAAAGCGATGACTTTAAAGGAGTCACCTGAAGTCTCAGAGGCCTAATTGTGAATCACCTTCCTGGGCATCAGGTGATTCAGGGATCATCCCCCAGAAAGTGTTAACCATTTATGGGTGGTTTATCAGGACCTCTCCTGATACCTTCATTAAGGAGAAGAGTAAGGCGGTAGATTTGGAGGCCCCAATGAGCCCCGAAGCTTATGCTACACGTCCTGTTTCACTACCTCTTTTCCTGAGGTAACAGGAAACACCATAGTGCACACAATTCAGTTACATAACTTCGATTCATCAGATTTACTGTGGGCATCTGAATGTTAAATTATTAAGGTAGCGGGTGCTGAGACTTATCCATGCCCCTGAATACAAACTTCTCAGTACCCAGAGTGGCACCAGGCTTACATCTGCTGTGGGCAGTTTTACTATTTCTTGTCCTGTTAATTGCAGAGCAGAACATGTTTCACTGTATATCCCTCTGATTCatagtcttgattttttttttcacttaccaAAGTTTCACTCTgtcatcactgaaaagaaagggaaaaaaatcaggttcaTTTATGTCGAATTGACTTCAGGCTGTCAGAAAAATACACCCTCCAAACTACCTTGTATTCCCCAGCTGAGCCCCGGAGATGTCAGTGAAATGTAGCAAAGTGCACTGCATGGGTAGGATAAAAGAAACCAGGAGAGAGGTTATTTCAGTGCTACTGCTTACTGCACAAAAGTATTTAAGAGACTCTCCCAAGAAGCAGCCCTTTTCATCCACCTCTTAGCAAGCAGAGAGAACAGCCCCAATGCAgtttcctccctcctttccccttgcACGCTCACTTGTGAGGGCAGCAGTGACACAACCAACCTGCTTTAAGAAAATCCCAGTTACTAGCTGCTCTCCAGGTCCAGACAGACCAGGGGAGGGCCATCACTAAGACCTGCCATTTACTTAGCACAGGAAAACGCGGCGGCTTGACATCTTTCATCATTGCTCAAGAAACCTCTGGTATCCCAGGATCTCAAGCAATAACCAAGCAGCATCCGTGGtatcaggcagcagcagttctacaaaagcattgttttcagagcactgtgttttatttttccactcacTTTCCTGCCGGGCAGGCCCCACGCTGGCAGCGGGTGCCACCACCTTCCCCAGGGCAGCCAGGGCACGGGCTCCAACCCCACCCTGGGGCTacccctttctccctccctgcgCTGGCTCCAGCCCAGTGGGAtcagattttcctttgtttaagttcatttttcttcaccGCAGAGCTTTTCCAAGCGCGCGTGTGTGTGTTATTTATTGAGTTTCTCTGAACTTTTCCTCTCGCTTTCCCTCCTGTCAAGGTCCGGAGGCTGTACAAAGCCTGAAAGTAAATAGAAAATGCCATGCTTGGGTTTTTTAGGTCACTGTAAACGACATGCTTAGCTGCTTCCAGAATGCATAAGCCACGGGATGTCGTCTCGGGTAAACAGGGGAGGATGAGGACAGAAAAGGTGTTTCTGGCTGTAGGTACGAATAAATCAGGGTCATGCAGAGGAAGTGTATTTATGTATTcgaagagcttttttttttatctcagagccctcttccctttccctcaaACCATCCATGTTCTTCTGTTAACAAGGATCTTTTTATATCGCTGGGTTTTCACATTCTGCCAAGCAGCCTATCATAAGAAAGCCCAAATCTACTAAATAGTAAAATGAGGGATTATTTCCACTCATCTGTTGACAGACATTTCTCCAAATTGGATCAAATGATTAAAGGTATTAGAATGACGTCGTGCAGATCCAGATCAAATCATTTGAAACCTTGAGACTGTTTCTCCTTTGCTTGGAAGGAACCACCAGAAATAGTTGTAGGCGCAAATTGCCCATTATTCTTAC
It encodes the following:
- the TBCC gene encoding tubulin-specific chaperone C, producing MAAAAGGAAAAAAEEPQAPGPALPERLQRREAERQQGVERQRQQREARAVQEERSEFVLAALGRERQAVEELLAAGPPDEAAARLQALQKLLTDSVRCLAPYELRQAQEAVARLQAALAARRQQLQPKKRFAFRALRKGAAPGAQPGPAEPADELPAPCRGVAEGEPGGPPLCGFSGAEGRELELGPEELLQRDVVLAELRGCRVRLRGNANTLRVRDCRGCTVLCGPVSTSVLVDGCSECQLVVACQQLRTHRTRDSRFYIQVTSRAVIEDCTKVSFAPYAWSYPGIERDFESSGLDRNRNNWNLVDDFDWLASDKPSPNWCLIPEEERVSCWD